The genomic stretch CCAATGGATTCTTAGAAGGGACCCTATGAGCCTGTCCGAAAAGTGTAAGATTCTGTCTTCATTCACAACCTTACAAACACTATCCACGTTACAGATGAATTCAAATATGAATCTGCCTCCCTCCATGCACACAATCCCACATTTCAACCATCTCAGAACTCCCCGCAGCCTCTCAAAATCGCACGAACGGCAACGCAGACTCCTTCCCCTGCATACTCGGCCTACGGATGCTCACCGCGCCCGCGCCCTTGGCTAGAGCGTATGGGACCCAGACTTACCAGCTCTCTTTTCCGTTTGCTCTCACGGCCGCCATCCGCCTTCTTGAGTTCGGCCTTGAAGGCCTCGGGGTCGCCGGCCTGTGCGTCCTTGGCCAGCACGTCCATCAGGTAGGCGATGTAGCTGGTGGCCAGGCGCAGAGTCTTGATCTTGGAGAGCTTGGTGTCAGCCGGCACATTGGGGATGCACTCGCGCAGCTCCGCGAACGCGCTGTTAATGCTCTCTGTGCGTCTCCGCTCCTTCTTGGGTCCTGAGCCTTTCCGCCGGCCCAGGCGGCCGCCGAGCGCCTCCAGCCGCCCGGGGCTCTGGCCGGCCCTGGCGTCTGGACCATAGGAGGCAGCGGCTGCAGCGGCTGCGGGCGGTGGCCCGCCTGCGGGGAAGTCCGGGGCAGCGTCAGCGGGGCTCAGCAGCCAGCTCTGGAAGTAGGGCCGCTCCTGGTGACAGCGCGAGGCAGGGCCGAAGAGGAAGGGCTCGTGGAGCATGGGGTGCGCGGGGTgagggtggtgatgatggtgatggtggtgatggtgtgcGTAGCTGCCCACGAGGTTCATGTTGGTGCGGCCCCTGGCCTGCGCCGCCAGCCCGATTAGCGCCGCCCCATGCGCCCCCAGAGACTGCCGGAGCCACCCGTGGGCTCTGGGGCGGCGCTCTGGTGGGCACCGGCTTTGAGAGATTCTGGGGCAAGGCTGAAGATGAACACCCGAAGCCCGTCTTCTGGCCGGCTTCTGTTGCAGGCGAGGACGAGGATGCCGAGAGACCTGTTTAACCCTTCTGCGGCCTCCCCTTCAGGGTCTGGCTTATATAAGGCTGGGGCTTTGATGTCAACCTCTCCCTGGAGCCAAtggcaggggggcggggaggaggaaagggggatgGCGGTCCCTGGTTTTAAGCTGAGCTAGCGCTACTCGACTCAGGCCGCCTGCGGGGACAGGGAGGCGGCCCcgcctccgcccccccccccccccccagttcccGACTTGCGGGGGAGACGGGGGTTAGTACTTGAGACACAGGCCTGTCAACGCCCAGGACGGCGTCTGTCACCCCCTCCCCGTGGGCCCAAGAAAAGGAATCTAGAATCATGGAGCGAAAAGGCCTTCACCtagattttacagataaggaaactgaggcgcaaaaaaagagaaaggttcTTGTTTCTAGACCTTCcagaatccaaaatggaaattcCAGAGGTTCCCAGTCCTGAGCGGCATCTGTTCTACTTGGTCTCAGAGCCAGAAAAGGAGAGCGTGCTGCTGGAGGCAAGATAGGCCCCTAATGTTGTTCCCTAAGCACCCCCAGTCCCTAGTCACCGGCCCATTCTGCGGGACTGCAGCAGGTCCTGCACCCGGTAGAGCACCCGCCAACTCTGGCCAAGTCTTGTCCTCTACCGCGCAGGCGGCCACCCACTGGGGAAGAAGCCGGGgacaggaggtgggaggagaggggtggcGAGTATGGGGGAGGAGGGCTCCAAGCCCACAGGCATTTACTAGTTTGTTCCGGGCTCCAGAGCTTGAGGTCCACTCTTCTCGCCTCCTGGGCGCCTGATCCAGTCCAAAGGCCGGCCAGGCTGATGCAGGGGCAGCCTCCTTCCCGCGGGACTTGAACGGAGAGCCCGGAGCTTGGCTACGCTGGGCCACCCCATGCAGGTTATCACAGCTTGAGAATGTTCGATTCTCGGCGCCAAAGCTCACACTGCGAGAAATCAGCGTTTGGCGGTAAACACACACCAAGGAGACCACGACCTCCACACTCTCCGAGAGGCTCACGCAGCCGGAGAAACTTATCGCCTGGCATCTCACACCCACCGGCGTAGAGACGCGGTCCTGGCCGCGCAGACCTCCGCTATTTCCACTCCCGGCTAGGGCTGTTACGCTTGTCAGATTCTGTCCGTGGAGGCCTTTCTCTGGGCTGGCATTGGGACCTGGGAATCCCAGGGTGGCAGCGCTTGCGACTGGAGTTCTCTGTCTTACCTCCCGATGGGTAGCTACCCAGCTGATGTCCTCATACCTGGGTCCCTCCATCCTCACCAACCTTTCCCAGCCAAGCCCCTTCCCTAGGTGGCCTGTCAACGCCCAGGACGGTGTCTGCCACCCCTCCCCGTGGGCCCAAGAAAAGGAATCTAGAATCATGGAGCCAAAAGGCCTTCACCTAGATTTTACATATAGGGAAACTGAGGGAGTGTGCCCTTCTCTCAAAAGCAATGTGGAGGCGAGggtgaaaggagaagagaaatacgactgctctttttatttgtttactttttaaaatttatttttatttttggctgtgttgggttttcgttgttgcacgagggctttctctagttgaggccagcgggggctactcttagttgtggtgcccggactcctcattgaggtggtttctcttgttgcggcacgcgggctcagctgctgtgactcacgggctctagagcacaggctcagcagttgtggcgcacgggcgtagttgctccgcggcatgtgggatcttcctggaccagggctcgaacctgtgtcccctgcattggcaggcgaattcttaaccactgcatcacaagggaagcccccatgactGCTCTTTTTAGAGGGCAAATTCATTCCTTTACCCATttcttcaacaagtatttactaacCCCCgctgtgtgcctggcacactTAGCAGCCCAAAGGCAGGGGGAGAAAGGTCAACtcgctcattttacagatgggaacagtgaggcccagagaagatgAACAATTTTCCTTGGGGGTCGGGTAGCCAGTGGGTACGCGGTTTTCCTCTCCCGTACAGGGAATAAACAGATGGCGGCGGGCGGAGGGGCGACGACACTGCAAGGGAGAAGCCAACAAATGCTTAGTCCAGAGCCGTTTCCCCTTGTGGGAGCTCGGCTGGGCTGTGGGCCCTAGAGGTgcgtggggggagggaggtccttGTTTCCTGCCTGAGGCGGCTGGAAACCCGCTGCTCTCCCGGGCGCCTGGCGCCAGCAGCGCTGGGGTTGGGCCGAGCGCGGAGCCGGAGGCTCGCGGGGAGGGAGCACCCGGCGCCCGGTTGAGCCGCGGCTCCGCGGGGTCCCGCGCCTCCCTGGCCTGGAGGCTCTCGGGAGTGCCGGTGTGCGGGTAGAGACAGTAATTACTCTGTGGAAAAGGACTTCAATCCTCGACACACATCCAGCCGTGGTCCTAGTCCGGCAGGATCTCCACCGGCATACCCTCAGGCCCACCattacacatgcacatatatatgcacacggCCTCACAAAAAATCACGGGCAGACATGAAAGTCCATGCATTCGTGCAAATGCCACAACGTATGTGTATTCTCCCGGTAACTTATTTACACGCATGCGACACACGGCATTTCGATATTCGTGCATTCCTAGGATTTTATACATTATCTCTCTGTCACCCACAGGGCACACACCTCGCTTCAGATGTGTCACAGCTCTGAGCCACTCCCAACCCTCCATGCAGGCATGCCTACAGATACCATCACAGCAGAAACACATCAATTCTACACAAATATCACAGCTGCAGGGCTTGACACATACTCTTTACTGTCACACTTGTGCACAGGTCCAACCAGTTTGTGTCAGTTTCTTACAGTGCCCCACAGTTGTATTCACAGCACAGACTTCTGAAAACCCCATTCCACAGTTCATGTGTTCTCAGTTCCCACAAACACACGCAAGTACACAGCCACAATTACTACAGTATATGCACAGGTGCTCAGAAGTAGAAGTTTTCACATGTTCGCCCattacacacaggcacacaaatTCCAAACACTCAGACAAGTTGAAATCCATTCTGTCTTACCTACAGTAGTCACGGTCACAAGCCCTGGAGATGAAGTTGAAACAATAGTATGCACAGTGTCacagcccccacccccatgaaCGAGGAGCAAGGGATAGACCGGTACGTGCAGTGACCCACATACTCACACACTCACAGCTCCAGCACCCACCCTCGTGTCCCAAGAGTTTTCCAGGGTTACACAGATCACTCAGGGCCCATAGAGACCCTCCAAATATCCAGCCTGCTTAGTGTGGTAGGGAATGCATGATCAGTACTGGACGATGAACCCCAGTCCCGTGAGCAGCCTTGAGGGCCCCCAGATCCCCCGACAGTCCCCCGTGGGTGGTTAAAGAGCAGGGTGCTGGCAGTCCCCCGGGCCCCAGAAAGCACTGCTCTTCACCCCGAATCAAGGAGTCTAAGTAGTCCTCCAAACAGTGCCTGCTGTGGGAGCATGGCCCTCGAGGACCACTGGGgctccaggctgggaagcctcCAGTGGGATGGACGCCAGGGAGATGGCCTGTGTAGAACGCGAGGCGCCTAGGCTCCAGACCCGGCCTTCTGAAAGACCCCAATGTGATTTTAAGTCCAGCGTGGCTCAGGTGCATTTGGAACGACAGTGGGAACCCAGTAAAgctgttctctctctcctttccaggcTATATGGTGTGGGAGGTCTGGGGCCCAGGAGTTTGGCCGAAATGTTTCTAAGCTGAGAGGCAAGAGATGTGCCTTGAGTTCTGGCTCTACCTAGC from Balaenoptera musculus isolate JJ_BM4_2016_0621 chromosome 3, mBalMus1.pri.v3, whole genome shotgun sequence encodes the following:
- the HAND1 gene encoding heart- and neural crest derivatives-expressed protein 1 isoform X1 translates to MNLVGSYAHHHHHHHHHHPHPAHPMLHEPFLFGPASRCHQERPYFQSWLLSPADAAPDFPAGGPPPAAAAAAASYGPDARAGQSPGRLEALGGRLGRRKGSGPKKERRRTESINSAFAELRECIPNVPADTKLSKIKTLRLATSYIAYLMDVLAKDAQAGDPEAFKAELKKADGGRESKRKRELQQHEGFPPALGPGEKRIKGRTGWPQQVWALELNQ
- the HAND1 gene encoding heart- and neural crest derivatives-expressed protein 1 isoform X2, with translation MNLVGSYAHHHHHHHHHHPHPAHPMLHEPFLFGPASRCHQERPYFQSWLLSPADAAPDFPAGGPPPAAAAAAASYGPDARAGQSPGRLEALGGRLGRRKGSGPKKERRRTESINSAFAELRECIPNVPADTKLSKIKTLRLATSYIAYLMDVLAKDAQAGDPEAFKAELKKADGGRESKRKRELQHEGFPPALGPGEKRIKGRTGWPQQVWALELNQ